From the Perognathus longimembris pacificus isolate PPM17 chromosome 9, ASM2315922v1, whole genome shotgun sequence genome, one window contains:
- the LOC125357535 gene encoding oocyte-expressed protein homolog produces the protein MGPDAAGQGGQQPSSPQERPRGAPRLRPQVRVRPWWFPVEDMSRPLGFYLEAWLADQIFGERPGRARPLGPHQAVVSQLAWRSRALVHVSKVARGTVAEVSILGRPAGQNRVKSFLLSLAARGAELQDRPAEKMPQPEEFLKSPKSGADTPQHPA, from the exons ATGGGGCCGGATGCGGCCGGACAGGGCGGGCAGCAGCCGTCCTCCCCCCAGGAGAGGCCGCGTGGGGCCCCGCGTCTGCGCCCCCAGGTTCGCGTCCGGCCGTGGTGGTTTCCGGTGGAGGACATGAGCCGCCCTCTGGGGTTCTacctggaggcctggctggcAGATCAGATCTTCGGGGAGCGGCCAGGGCGGGCGAGGCCGCTGg GTCCCCACCAAGCCGTGGTCTCCCAGCTGGCATGGCGGAGTCGGGCCTTGGTGCACGTGAGCAAGGTGGCCCGCGGCACCGTGGCTGAGGTCTCCATCTTGGGACGGCCTGCGGGGCAGAATCGCGTGAAGAGCTTTCTCCTGAGCCTCGCAGCCCGGGGCGCAGAGCTCCAGGACCGGCCAG CTGAGAAGATGCCTCAACCTGAAGAGTTCTTGAAGAGCCCTAAGTCAGGTGCAGACACTCCCCAGCATCCTGCTTAG